The following proteins come from a genomic window of Maridesulfovibrio zosterae DSM 11974:
- a CDS encoding glycosyltransferase family 1 protein, translating into MNTYIFIPPVRKATGGITVFCQIASILARAGHSVQLVMRESGSWMPQIAEGYPEPIHWDDLRLTPDDLWLVPEGWVNSLTPGLNAGAKCVVYCQNWAYLFSSLPDGVLWRNLPVSFLAVSHPVEWFMQQTLSRGSPILRPGIDTDLFHAPEKKPSGPIRIGYMPRKNKALVSQIKSIYKARNPDTDIRWIEIAGMDAKGVAETLRACHIFLVSGFPEGCPLPPLEALASGCIPVGFSGFGGWDYMRQIDGAVFKPWWPLRDVAWSGNGFWSADADVLDAALNLEKAIELWKQGGVNLDRALEAGQQTVQSYSMEIQAETVLDIWNKF; encoded by the coding sequence ATGAATACATATATATTTATACCACCGGTCAGAAAGGCTACCGGTGGCATTACTGTTTTTTGCCAGATTGCGTCCATTCTTGCTCGCGCAGGACATAGCGTTCAATTGGTAATGCGTGAGTCCGGCAGTTGGATGCCACAAATTGCTGAGGGGTATCCTGAGCCTATTCATTGGGATGACCTGAGGTTGACTCCTGATGATCTATGGCTTGTTCCTGAAGGCTGGGTGAACAGCCTTACACCGGGGCTTAATGCCGGAGCAAAATGTGTAGTCTACTGCCAGAACTGGGCATACCTTTTTTCTTCACTGCCGGATGGCGTTTTATGGCGGAATCTGCCTGTTTCTTTTCTTGCTGTGTCGCATCCTGTTGAGTGGTTTATGCAGCAGACTCTTAGCAGGGGTTCCCCTATTTTAAGACCCGGTATTGATACCGATCTTTTTCACGCGCCGGAAAAAAAACCGTCCGGTCCTATCAGAATAGGTTATATGCCACGCAAAAATAAGGCGTTAGTAAGCCAGATTAAATCTATTTATAAGGCCAGAAATCCTGATACAGATATTCGCTGGATTGAAATTGCGGGAATGGATGCGAAGGGCGTAGCTGAAACTCTACGGGCATGTCATATTTTTCTGGTCTCCGGTTTTCCTGAAGGGTGTCCATTGCCTCCGCTTGAAGCTCTTGCTTCGGGCTGTATTCCTGTAGGCTTTTCCGGTTTCGGAGGTTGGGATTATATGCGCCAGATAGATGGGGCAGTATTTAAACCGTGGTGGCCCTTACGTGATGTTGCCTGGTCCGGTAACGGCTTCTGGTCTGCAGATGCAGATGTACTTGATGCTGCGCTCAATCTTGAAAAAGCCATTGAGCTTTGGAAGCAGGGGGGAGTCAATCTTGACAGAGCATTAGAAGCCGGGCAACAAACCGTCCAGTCTTACTCCATGGAAATACAAGCTGAGACTGTTCTTGATATCTGGAATAAATTTTAA
- a CDS encoding sigma-54 interaction domain-containing protein, whose protein sequence is MPARRAIQVSVKNETSYLISGLLGQQFILPDLLDEVPIGIAVLNTEGKIEVVNRTWQIITGADPDSMIGLKCSLGLRCDYCFKGCPVMADKADFQAVAVDANIIDRTRTKVPIRLTVAPIVNKHNIISGFVETIQDIRQVAELSSTASKAYSLGGLIGTSAPMVKIFSMVPSIAATDSSVLITGETGTGKDVLAEAIHNASDRAGAMFIKVNCGALPETLLESELFGHVKGAFTGANENRPGRIKLAHNGSFFLTEIGDLPLPLQVKLLSFLDDKVVYPLGSSRGFNADVRVIVATHRNLRQMVQDKTFRADLLFRLNVVHLHLPPLRERGDDILLLKNHFLKEYCTKFNKKINGFTKKVGKILAAYRYPGNVRELRNIVEYAVNFCDRDIINTEHLPAYLTEQDILRPITESVTNELEKAATPEYSPAQNWDEAEKQMIIETLIKCGGRRGEAAKILNWSRSTFWRKLKKHSITG, encoded by the coding sequence GTGCCAGCAAGACGTGCTATCCAAGTATCCGTGAAAAATGAAACATCCTATCTGATCAGTGGCCTGCTGGGACAGCAGTTTATTTTACCGGACCTTCTTGATGAAGTTCCTATAGGTATTGCTGTGCTCAACACCGAGGGCAAAATTGAAGTCGTTAACCGCACATGGCAGATTATCACTGGGGCTGATCCTGATTCCATGATAGGCCTGAAATGCAGCTTAGGACTTCGCTGTGACTACTGCTTTAAGGGATGTCCGGTCATGGCTGATAAAGCAGATTTTCAAGCTGTTGCAGTTGATGCTAACATCATTGACCGCACAAGAACAAAAGTTCCCATCAGACTGACCGTTGCCCCCATTGTAAATAAACACAATATTATTTCCGGATTTGTAGAGACCATTCAGGATATCAGGCAGGTTGCTGAGCTGAGCAGTACAGCCAGCAAAGCATACTCACTGGGCGGGCTTATAGGAACAAGTGCGCCGATGGTCAAAATTTTCAGCATGGTTCCTTCTATTGCTGCAACAGACTCCTCAGTATTGATTACAGGCGAGACAGGAACAGGTAAGGATGTTCTTGCAGAAGCTATTCATAATGCGTCTGACCGTGCCGGAGCAATGTTTATTAAAGTCAATTGCGGAGCATTACCTGAAACATTGCTTGAATCTGAGCTTTTTGGACATGTCAAAGGAGCCTTCACAGGGGCAAATGAAAACAGACCAGGACGTATAAAACTGGCTCATAACGGTTCATTCTTTCTGACTGAAATCGGCGATCTACCGCTGCCTTTACAGGTAAAACTTCTTTCATTCCTTGATGACAAAGTTGTCTATCCGCTTGGCAGCTCTCGCGGATTTAATGCTGATGTCAGAGTTATTGTAGCAACCCATCGTAATTTAAGGCAAATGGTTCAGGATAAGACCTTCCGGGCAGACTTATTGTTCCGGCTGAATGTTGTTCATCTTCATCTTCCACCTTTGAGAGAACGCGGAGATGATATATTGCTTTTAAAAAATCATTTTCTTAAAGAATATTGCACTAAATTCAATAAAAAAATTAATGGGTTTACAAAAAAAGTAGGTAAAATATTAGCTGCCTACAGATATCCGGGCAACGTACGCGAACTCAGAAATATTGTTGAATACGCAGTTAATTTCTGTGATCGGGACATCATTAATACAGAACATCTGCCTGCATATTTGACAGAGCAAGACATTTTACGTCCGATAACAGAATCTGTAACCAATGAACTAGAAAAGGCAGCAACACCGGAATACAGCCCTGCTCAGAACTGGGATGAAGCGGAAAAACAAATGATTATCGAAACACTTATCAAATGTGGAGGTCGCAGAGGGGAAGCCGCCAAAATTCTAAACTGGTCCAGATCAACCTTCTGGCGCAAATTGAAAAAACACTCCATAACCGGATAA
- a CDS encoding NifB/NifX family molybdenum-iron cluster-binding protein has product MAHKILIPLFNDDVAPRFDMATDVTLIKISSDGEINDRIIVLPQASADDLCALATSNHIDAVICGGIDDEHYQYLVWKGITVFDDVIGPVQQILEVYKIGKLASGTNIYTIPLSSL; this is encoded by the coding sequence ATGGCTCATAAAATACTTATCCCACTTTTCAACGATGATGTTGCACCGCGTTTCGACATGGCGACAGATGTTACCCTTATAAAAATAAGCTCTGACGGTGAAATAAATGATAGAATCATCGTTCTTCCTCAGGCATCTGCCGATGACCTGTGCGCTCTGGCGACATCTAACCATATTGATGCCGTAATTTGTGGTGGTATTGATGACGAGCACTATCAGTACCTTGTCTGGAAAGGCATTACAGTATTTGATGATGTCATAGGTCCGGTACAGCAAATTTTAGAGGTCTATAAAATAGGTAAGCTTGCGTCCGGAACAAACATTTATACCATCCCCCTCTCTTCTTTATAA
- a CDS encoding response regulator — protein sequence MVVEKDPEFREHLAMRLKSAGLNIYEAGSLCKAEKYIQENELDGVVLGLSGFGRSSLNLMEMISTIAPELKVVLINRHNKISLSIEAMNLGACAEISVPVDIAALVKTLHRICMASTDIKQQKRPTNLDGGKHEKF from the coding sequence ATGGTTGTTGAAAAAGATCCTGAATTCCGTGAACACCTTGCTATGCGCCTTAAAAGCGCAGGCTTGAATATTTATGAAGCGGGCAGCCTTTGCAAAGCTGAAAAGTACATTCAAGAAAATGAACTTGACGGCGTTGTGTTGGGGCTATCCGGTTTTGGACGAAGTTCACTAAATTTGATGGAGATGATTTCAACAATTGCTCCAGAATTAAAAGTTGTTCTCATAAACAGGCACAATAAGATTTCGCTTTCTATTGAAGCTATGAATCTTGGAGCATGTGCTGAAATTTCAGTTCCAGTAGATATCGCTGCTCTGGTAAAAACCCTGCACCGCATTTGCATGGCATCGACAGATATCAAGCAGCAGAAGCGACCTACCAACTTAGACGGGGGAAAACATGAAAAATTCTAA
- a CDS encoding CBS domain-containing protein, with the protein MKNSKVRNLMIPVREYCRVKAETTLFNAMEFLVQHGEQQQLPHPHRDLLVEDNNGKIIGKVTMLDIFHYLEPAYLKIDNRKHSSSLSMSFVQKVYTDFNLWAEPLSTLCQKSAGAKVKEVMHTPKPSEILGEDDSIDKALHAFVLGIHQPILVQKNGIITGVLRLGDTFEKVRDSILSCEI; encoded by the coding sequence ATGAAAAATTCTAAAGTAAGAAATCTTATGATTCCAGTCCGCGAATACTGTCGTGTAAAAGCAGAGACCACGCTCTTCAACGCAATGGAATTTCTGGTTCAGCACGGCGAGCAGCAACAACTACCACATCCTCACCGTGATCTTCTGGTTGAAGATAATAACGGCAAGATTATCGGCAAAGTAACTATGCTCGATATTTTTCACTACCTTGAACCGGCTTATCTAAAAATAGATAACCGAAAGCACTCCAGTTCACTGAGCATGAGTTTTGTACAGAAAGTATATACAGACTTTAATCTCTGGGCAGAACCTCTAAGTACACTGTGTCAAAAAAGTGCAGGAGCTAAAGTGAAAGAAGTAATGCATACTCCAAAACCAAGCGAGATTCTAGGTGAGGACGACAGTATTGATAAAGCGCTGCATGCATTTGTCCTCGGAATACATCAGCCTATTCTGGTACAAAAAAATGGTATCATTACAGGAGTTCTTCGTCTTGGAGACACATTTGAAAAAGTAAGAGATTCAATCCTTTCTTGCGAGATATAA
- a CDS encoding SLC13 family permease, which yields MTANIGLQNKFDFKRLLFMLLGIFLFAFVYYCPAWPDAIDPGGQHFALTKEAKGAIGVFLLAGTWWVFEVVPIGVTSLAIGVLQAMFFIRPPKVAFKDFMDPSVLFIFASIMIGLVFTKTGLTKRLAYKMLIVVGEKTRNIYLGVFVVTALLTHIMAHTAVAATVYPLLLAIYSLYGEGDKPTKFGKGLFIGMAYVAGAGSIVTLLGAARGAVAIGFYNEILGKDITFFELTYYMAPIGWTMVFLLWGFFMVFFKPEKDVIPGLRDKAKELNTQMGPLSRDEIVAAILVGAVILVMSLRSFIPELKAIDKTSIILLSSISFFVFKILDINDLEDIPWNIILLFAGAMSIGFCLWDTGAAKWMAVNWLVLFQKSSGFIFILSIAFFVMMMTNFIMNVAAIAISLPVALVIAPYLGVAPEVILFAALVVAGMPFLLLVGAAPNAIAYDSKQFTTGEFFIYGIPASIMLMVVTAIFVKFIWPIMGMPVEVSQVLPG from the coding sequence ATGACTGCTAACATTGGATTGCAGAATAAATTTGATTTCAAGCGGCTGCTATTTATGTTGCTGGGAATATTCCTGTTTGCTTTTGTATACTATTGCCCGGCATGGCCTGATGCAATAGATCCGGGAGGACAGCACTTTGCTCTTACTAAAGAAGCAAAAGGAGCCATAGGCGTATTTCTACTGGCAGGAACATGGTGGGTATTTGAGGTAGTTCCTATTGGCGTCACCTCCCTAGCTATCGGAGTTTTACAGGCCATGTTCTTTATCCGGCCACCGAAAGTAGCTTTCAAAGACTTCATGGACCCTTCAGTTCTTTTTATCTTCGCATCTATTATGATCGGTCTTGTTTTCACCAAGACAGGACTGACAAAACGACTTGCATATAAAATGCTGATCGTTGTTGGAGAAAAAACCCGTAATATTTATCTGGGTGTATTCGTTGTAACTGCCCTGTTGACCCATATTATGGCTCACACCGCTGTTGCAGCGACTGTCTACCCGTTATTACTGGCAATATACTCTCTATACGGTGAAGGAGATAAACCTACTAAATTCGGTAAAGGGTTATTCATAGGTATGGCATATGTCGCCGGAGCAGGCTCTATTGTAACATTGCTCGGAGCTGCACGAGGTGCAGTTGCAATCGGTTTTTACAACGAAATACTGGGGAAAGATATTACCTTCTTCGAATTAACATATTACATGGCTCCCATTGGATGGACTATGGTATTTCTGCTCTGGGGCTTCTTCATGGTTTTCTTTAAACCTGAAAAAGACGTAATCCCCGGATTGCGCGATAAAGCGAAAGAATTAAATACCCAGATGGGACCATTATCCCGTGATGAAATAGTTGCGGCAATCCTCGTCGGAGCAGTCATCCTTGTAATGAGCCTGCGATCCTTCATTCCAGAGCTGAAAGCCATCGACAAAACTTCCATTATTCTGCTTTCCTCAATATCCTTTTTTGTCTTCAAAATTCTGGATATCAACGACCTTGAAGATATACCATGGAATATAATTCTGCTATTTGCAGGAGCAATGTCCATAGGTTTTTGTCTATGGGATACTGGTGCAGCAAAATGGATGGCAGTTAACTGGCTGGTTCTCTTTCAGAAATCAAGCGGGTTTATTTTTATCCTTTCCATTGCCTTCTTTGTAATGATGATGACCAACTTTATCATGAACGTTGCGGCAATTGCTATATCCCTTCCTGTTGCTCTGGTTATTGCTCCATATCTTGGAGTAGCCCCGGAAGTTATACTGTTCGCAGCGCTTGTCGTTGCTGGTATGCCCTTTCTGCTTCTGGTCGGCGCAGCTCCTAACGCTATTGCCTATGACTCCAAACAATTTACTACTGGAGAATTCTTCATATATGGAATTCCCGCAAGTATCATGCTGATGGTAGTTACAGCGATATTCGTTAAATTCATATGGCCTATCATGGGCATGCCCGTTGAAGTGTCACAGGTCTTGCCGGGTTAG
- a CDS encoding transferase — protein sequence MKQLHKLIDHIVNRVNINLREPLVDVGPYIRDLIPRDSFALYYAFYALTNNHPLMFHFRHSSVGGTYFLGKCKVNHSILYKSDIRGDELKRKGSIVDCNGQKVKLRDDEVIKIRDSFLAKTLVHNNSHDPENLEAFKISNTVSLHYANIHGTSVEGCFLEPFSSVDLSICHDCAVGAYSYVQAGELSHKRIRAGRVWVKSKGEFEFNYQYPEEILTQYIRMENHRPKGLLMDFFDERKEDFVPIYSSVKPENMIVVPEGASVSPYAVLKGTCKVDKNVLIAQRSYIEDSVLGPGANAQENCYIINSVYEGEDVTAHGGKVIHCHLGKQVFVGFNSFLKGKEDCKIKIGGGSIIMPHTIIDAEEPIEIPENSLVWGFICKQADLEMHSIPLSDFSALKGQFRLGNMTFEGLGAKFVDGFRHRIEHILECNGAYWDGSDETAGHSQQTQDISFNILQPYPEGDLQGLYPELSIDPLEPSDL from the coding sequence ATGAAACAACTACACAAACTTATCGACCATATTGTCAACAGAGTTAATATCAACCTGCGAGAGCCTCTCGTAGATGTAGGTCCGTATATTCGGGACCTCATTCCCAGAGACAGTTTTGCTCTCTACTACGCATTCTACGCCCTGACCAACAACCATCCACTTATGTTTCACTTCCGTCATTCCAGTGTCGGAGGAACATACTTCCTTGGAAAATGTAAAGTTAATCACTCTATCCTTTATAAAAGTGATATCCGTGGAGACGAGTTGAAAAGAAAAGGCAGCATTGTTGACTGCAACGGTCAGAAAGTAAAATTACGCGATGATGAGGTTATCAAAATCAGGGATAGTTTTCTTGCAAAAACGCTTGTACACAATAACTCTCATGATCCTGAAAATCTTGAAGCATTTAAAATATCTAACACCGTCTCTCTACACTACGCCAACATCCACGGCACATCAGTAGAAGGATGTTTCCTCGAACCATTTTCCTCAGTTGACCTTTCTATATGTCACGACTGCGCTGTCGGAGCATACTCATATGTTCAGGCAGGAGAACTCTCTCATAAACGCATTAGAGCTGGACGAGTCTGGGTTAAATCCAAGGGAGAATTTGAGTTCAATTATCAGTATCCTGAAGAAATTCTTACTCAATATATCCGCATGGAAAATCACCGTCCTAAAGGGCTGCTGATGGATTTCTTTGATGAGCGCAAGGAAGACTTTGTACCTATCTATTCTTCAGTAAAACCTGAAAATATGATCGTTGTCCCGGAAGGAGCATCCGTCAGCCCCTATGCGGTTCTAAAGGGGACATGCAAAGTTGATAAAAATGTACTGATTGCTCAGCGTTCTTACATTGAAGATTCTGTCTTAGGACCTGGAGCAAACGCACAGGAAAACTGCTATATCATCAATTCCGTATACGAAGGAGAAGATGTTACCGCTCATGGCGGAAAAGTGATACACTGCCACCTTGGGAAACAGGTTTTTGTCGGATTTAACTCTTTCTTGAAAGGTAAAGAAGACTGCAAAATCAAAATAGGTGGGGGATCAATTATCATGCCCCACACAATTATTGATGCAGAAGAACCGATAGAAATACCTGAGAACTCGCTTGTCTGGGGTTTTATCTGCAAACAAGCCGATCTTGAAATGCACTCGATTCCTCTTTCTGATTTCTCTGCTCTCAAAGGTCAATTCCGTCTTGGAAACATGACCTTCGAAGGGCTCGGAGCAAAATTTGTAGATGGATTCAGGCACCGCATTGAACATATTCTTGAGTGTAATGGTGCGTACTGGGACGGCTCTGACGAAACAGCAGGCCATTCTCAACAGACTCAGGATATTTCCTTCAATATCCTTCAGCCGTATCCTGAAGGAGATTTGCAGGGACTTTACCCGGAACTGTCAATTGACCCGTTGGAACCTAGCGACCTGTAA
- the nhaB gene encoding sodium/proton antiporter NhaB has protein sequence MPKTMSQALQKNLLGNSPDWYKLTIIGFLVLNPVLLAVVGPFITGWVLIAEFIFTLAMALKCYPLPAGGLLAVEAVALGMTTPDAVYNETLHNFPVILLLMFMVAGIYFMKDMLQYAFTKILTKIKSKVLISLLFCFAGAFLSAFLDALTVTAVIMAVGYGFYEIYHRFASSGKCSLNDDSQVKADCINHLSDFRGFLRNLLMHGAVGTALGGVCTIVGEPQNLLIGHVMDWHFIEFFIKVAPVSIPVLIVGLLTCVMLEVTGIFGYGFQLPQTVREILEEEDRKNDEEMTLKKKAALFIQACAAVFLIIALALHLAEVGLIGLTIIVVLTALNGVTEEHRIGHAFEEALPFTALLVVFFSIVAVIHTQHLFAPIIHYVLSLQGKVQLAAYYLANGVLSMISDNVFVATVYISETQAAFQNGIISKEQFDLLAVAINTGTNIPSVATPNGQAAFLFLLTSAIAPLIRLSYGEMVKLAFPYTITMSLTGLAAVWWLL, from the coding sequence GTGCCCAAAACAATGTCTCAAGCGCTACAGAAGAACCTTTTAGGTAATTCCCCTGACTGGTACAAGCTTACTATTATAGGTTTTCTTGTGCTCAACCCTGTTCTATTGGCTGTAGTTGGCCCATTCATAACCGGATGGGTGCTGATTGCTGAATTTATTTTCACTTTGGCAATGGCACTTAAATGCTACCCTCTTCCTGCTGGTGGTTTACTTGCAGTTGAAGCAGTAGCACTCGGTATGACAACCCCTGACGCAGTATATAATGAAACACTGCATAATTTCCCGGTAATTCTGCTGCTTATGTTCATGGTTGCGGGTATCTACTTTATGAAAGACATGCTTCAGTATGCTTTCACCAAAATCCTGACTAAGATTAAATCAAAGGTTCTCATTTCCCTGCTTTTCTGCTTTGCAGGTGCTTTTCTGTCTGCATTCCTTGATGCGCTGACAGTAACAGCTGTAATTATGGCCGTTGGATACGGATTTTATGAGATATACCACCGCTTTGCCTCTTCGGGTAAATGCTCCTTAAATGACGATTCACAAGTTAAGGCCGACTGCATTAATCACCTTTCAGATTTCAGAGGCTTTCTTAGAAACCTGCTGATGCACGGCGCAGTAGGTACTGCTCTTGGTGGGGTATGTACGATTGTAGGTGAGCCTCAGAATCTGTTGATTGGTCATGTTATGGACTGGCACTTTATAGAATTCTTTATCAAAGTTGCTCCTGTTTCAATACCTGTTCTGATTGTAGGTCTGCTGACCTGTGTTATGCTGGAAGTAACCGGTATCTTCGGATACGGTTTTCAGCTTCCTCAAACCGTGCGCGAAATACTTGAAGAAGAAGACCGTAAGAACGATGAAGAAATGACTCTCAAGAAAAAAGCAGCCCTGTTTATTCAGGCCTGTGCAGCTGTTTTTCTAATCATTGCTCTCGCTCTGCATCTTGCGGAAGTAGGTCTTATAGGACTGACCATCATCGTTGTTCTCACCGCCCTGAACGGCGTAACTGAAGAACATCGTATCGGTCATGCCTTTGAAGAAGCTCTGCCATTTACAGCCCTTCTGGTTGTTTTCTTCTCCATCGTAGCTGTAATCCACACTCAGCATCTATTTGCACCTATCATTCATTATGTGCTCAGTCTTCAAGGTAAAGTTCAGCTGGCTGCCTACTATCTGGCAAATGGAGTACTCTCCATGATTTCGGACAATGTATTTGTTGCAACAGTATACATTTCCGAGACTCAGGCTGCATTTCAGAACGGCATAATAAGTAAAGAACAGTTTGACCTGCTGGCAGTTGCTATCAACACAGGAACAAATATCCCCAGTGTTGCAACTCCTAATGGACAGGCTGCATTTCTGTTCCTGCTCACCTCAGCTATTGCCCCTCTCATCAGGCTCTCATATGGGGAAATGGTTAAGCTGGCCTTCCCATACACAATTACCATGTCTCTGACAGGTCTAGCCGCAGTATGGTGGCTACTGTAA
- a CDS encoding methyl-accepting chemotaxis protein gives MNFNSINTRLAVLITVIVSISVAGFVFVVSNMTNSAVMSIQEQNMEVLNDMIVGEVEDFLALSKTDLIGFSNNREFKEALVNNEAVPEATRSLKEMLRNYQNLTGIAAFDVAGKVVFGMGSDGQDMSGLDLSRRDYVGKVINGQDFVVSDVLSSKNGYGLIVVMAVPVRGEDGRLIGGIFAALDWKKYSSRIIGDISIGEHGYAYILDGKGRMIAHKIDDKIILKDFSDRQFVKDSLASSKGKTMYNWEGQDKVQYFETVPMTGWVVCMSAYVSDLTKVARDQRNILLGMGILMILLLVSVIVFSIRRQVTGPMDNIKDFTNEIAQGNFKEELHGEYVCELLDLAENIKHMVSELKHKLGFSEGVLNGLVLPCGIVGPDNNLLWVNPQMCDLIESKVRPEKAVGLNPGEFFYGDSSRRTLSQKAIDEKRQMQAEVKYTTFSGTHKDISVSTTPFYDMDRNMLGSVTMWIDMTEIRDQQRKIEANNRMISEAAVSATDVSNQVSSFSEALAAQVEQSSRGAEEQSMMASEAATAMDEMNSTVFEVAKNAATAADLAAESQHKAGEGEKMVASAVETISQVYEQSEQLQSDMAELGKQADGIGNIMGVISDIADQTNLLALNAAIEAARAGDAGRGFAVVADEVRKLAEKTMTATSEVGEYITNIQNSAQKNIANTERSTESINKVTDLVNKSGEVLKEIVDCVAETTDQVRSIATASEQQSAASEEISRSTGQINSIASETAQAMNESAEAVSRMSELAQELNGIIARMQD, from the coding sequence ATGAATTTTAACAGTATAAATACGAGACTTGCTGTTTTGATAACAGTGATAGTGTCGATTTCGGTAGCTGGTTTTGTGTTTGTTGTTAGCAATATGACGAACTCAGCAGTGATGTCTATTCAGGAACAAAACATGGAAGTCCTGAATGATATGATAGTCGGTGAGGTTGAAGACTTTTTAGCCCTTTCTAAGACTGACCTTATCGGCTTTTCTAACAACAGAGAATTCAAAGAGGCTTTGGTTAATAATGAGGCCGTACCAGAAGCTACAAGGTCTTTGAAGGAAATGTTGCGCAACTACCAGAACCTGACTGGGATAGCTGCCTTTGACGTAGCTGGTAAAGTTGTTTTTGGAATGGGGAGTGATGGTCAGGATATGAGCGGGCTTGATTTGAGCCGCCGTGATTATGTTGGTAAGGTTATTAATGGTCAGGACTTTGTTGTTTCTGACGTTTTGAGTTCCAAGAATGGGTACGGTTTAATTGTTGTGATGGCAGTTCCTGTCCGTGGTGAAGATGGTAGACTAATTGGTGGTATTTTTGCTGCCCTGGATTGGAAAAAATATTCCAGCAGAATCATCGGAGATATTAGTATAGGAGAGCATGGATATGCTTATATACTGGATGGAAAGGGTAGGATGATTGCTCATAAAATCGATGATAAAATAATTTTGAAGGATTTCTCAGATCGTCAATTTGTCAAAGACAGTCTTGCATCAAGTAAGGGCAAGACGATGTATAATTGGGAAGGGCAAGATAAAGTTCAGTACTTTGAAACTGTTCCCATGACCGGATGGGTAGTCTGCATGTCAGCTTATGTTTCAGATCTGACCAAAGTTGCCCGTGACCAGCGTAATATTCTCCTCGGGATGGGAATATTGATGATTCTTCTTCTTGTCAGTGTGATCGTATTTTCTATTCGCAGACAGGTTACCGGGCCCATGGATAATATAAAGGATTTTACCAATGAGATAGCTCAGGGTAATTTTAAAGAAGAGTTACATGGAGAATATGTTTGTGAATTGTTGGATCTTGCTGAAAATATCAAACATATGGTTAGTGAGCTTAAGCATAAGCTTGGTTTTTCCGAGGGAGTTCTTAATGGTCTAGTTCTGCCTTGTGGGATTGTCGGTCCAGATAACAATCTTCTCTGGGTTAATCCTCAGATGTGTGATTTGATTGAAAGTAAAGTCCGTCCTGAAAAAGCAGTTGGTCTTAATCCCGGTGAATTTTTTTATGGCGACAGCAGTCGGAGGACTTTGTCTCAAAAAGCTATTGACGAGAAACGCCAGATGCAGGCTGAAGTAAAGTATACTACTTTTTCAGGCACACATAAAGATATAAGCGTTTCTACTACTCCTTTTTACGACATGGATAGAAATATGCTTGGTTCGGTCACTATGTGGATTGATATGACTGAAATCAGGGATCAGCAGCGAAAGATTGAAGCAAACAACCGTATGATTTCTGAAGCCGCAGTCAGTGCTACTGATGTTTCTAATCAGGTTTCAAGTTTTTCTGAAGCCCTTGCCGCACAGGTTGAACAGTCCAGTAGAGGGGCTGAAGAACAATCCATGATGGCAAGTGAAGCTGCTACCGCTATGGATGAAATGAACTCAACTGTTTTTGAAGTTGCTAAGAATGCTGCTACTGCTGCTGATCTTGCTGCTGAGTCTCAGCACAAGGCCGGTGAAGGTGAAAAAATGGTTGCTAGCGCTGTGGAAACAATTTCACAGGTATATGAGCAGTCTGAGCAATTGCAGAGTGATATGGCCGAACTTGGTAAGCAGGCCGATGGAATTGGTAATATAATGGGTGTTATCAGCGATATTGCCGATCAGACTAATCTGCTGGCTCTTAACGCAGCCATTGAAGCTGCACGCGCCGGAGATGCCGGGCGAGGCTTTGCCGTTGTTGCAGACGAAGTCCGTAAGTTGGCTGAAAAAACAATGACAGCAACCAGTGAAGTTGGTGAATATATAACAAATATTCAGAATAGTGCTCAGAAGAATATTGCCAATACCGAGAGATCTACTGAGTCAATAAATAAAGTCACTGATTTGGTAAACAAGTCTGGTGAAGTTTTAAAAGAAATAGTTGATTGTGTTGCAGAGACTACTGATCAGGTTCGTTCTATTGCGACTGCTTCAGAGCAACAATCAGCAGCAAGTGAAGAAATCAGCCGCTCAACAGGGCAGATTAATTCAATCGCCAGCGAAACAGCACAAGCAATGAATGAATCTGCTGAAGCTGTCAGCCGGATGTCGGAACTGGCGCAAGAGCTTAACGGGATTATTGCCCGTATGCAGGATTAA